Proteins co-encoded in one Ooceraea biroi isolate clonal line C1 chromosome 9, Obir_v5.4, whole genome shotgun sequence genomic window:
- the LOC113562557 gene encoding uncharacterized protein LOC113562557 — protein MAGKDTKIVRKRGKKAKPMKIAALVVSAIQDLRETKGSTPKKITGYISYASSLPEESVKRRVKAALKRGVEYGILRRYRGHYFLPTGDELDRANRIAGRFAGLSVSASLLAKSKTTIGLDRKISNGRRPREIGNRTRRSKKVRKAPIASSPPISASSSWTDRINIDDIESVME, from the exons ATGGCGGGCAAAGACACGAAGATTGTACGGAAAAGGGGGAAAAAGGCGAAACCCATGAAAATCGCTGCTTTGGTTGTATCCGCCATACAGGATCTTCGTGAAACCAAAGGCTCTACGCCCAAAAAGATCACAGGATACATTAGTTATGCCTCGAGCTTGCCCGAGGAAAGCGTTAAGCGACGA GTGAAGGCGGCTTTGAAACGGGGCGTGGAGTATGGTATTCTGCGAAGATACCGCGGCCACTATTTTCTACCGACCGGCGATGAATTGGACCGTGCGAATCGTATCGCCGGGCGATTCGCGGGATTGTCCGTATCCGCGTCGCTGCTTGCCAAGTCGAAAACGACCATCGGTCTCGACCGCAAGATCAGCAATGGTAGAagacctcgagaaatcggtaaCAGAACGCGAAGGAGTAAAAAAGTTCGAAAGGCCCCCATCGCCAGCAGTCCCCCCATCTCAGCCAGTTCCAGCTGGACGGACAGAATCAACATCGACGACATCGAGTCCGTGATGGAATGA